One Ardenticatenales bacterium DNA segment encodes these proteins:
- a CDS encoding ABC transporter permease codes for MTTITQSKMETFPKIEARSRRFWRPLLPAFSQRTLTWYAIAIFLFLYLPIFILVIYSFNANKVVGVWQGFSLRWYQELFQDAAIGSALRVSLWVGFWSTLISVILGTLAAIVLERYEFAGKLPYDAVLYLPIIIPDIVMALSALLFFVLVAVPLSRYTVLITHVAFNISFVAVVVRARLHGMDRRLEEAAADLGADEWTTFRRITLPLLMPGIVSAALLAFTMSLDDFVITFFVSGPGSTTLPVRVYSMIKFGVTPEVNAISSLMLAGSTLLVVISLLLQRR; via the coding sequence ATGACGACGATAACGCAATCCAAGATGGAAACGTTTCCGAAGATTGAAGCGCGTTCGCGGCGGTTTTGGCGACCGCTGCTGCCGGCATTTTCCCAACGCACCCTCACCTGGTATGCCATTGCCATCTTCCTCTTCCTCTACCTGCCCATCTTCATCCTCGTCATCTACTCCTTCAACGCCAATAAAGTCGTCGGCGTGTGGCAGGGATTCAGCCTGCGCTGGTATCAGGAACTGTTCCAGGATGCGGCCATCGGCAGCGCCTTGCGCGTCAGCTTGTGGGTGGGCTTCTGGTCTACCTTGATCAGCGTCATCCTGGGTACATTGGCTGCTATCGTGCTGGAGCGTTACGAATTTGCCGGCAAACTTCCCTACGACGCCGTCCTCTACCTTCCCATCATCATCCCCGACATCGTCATGGCCCTCTCCGCCCTCCTCTTCTTCGTCCTCGTCGCCGTCCCCCTCAGCCGCTACACCGTCCTCATCACCCACGTCGCCTTCAACATCTCCTTCGTGGCCGTCGTCGTGCGCGCGCGGCTGCACGGCATGGACCGGCGGCTGGAAGAAGCCGCCGCCGACCTGGGCGCGGACGAATGGACCACCTTCCGCCGCATCACGCTGCCGCTGCTTATGCCGGGGATCGTCTCCGCCGCGCTGCTGGCCTTCACCATGTCGCTGGACGACTTCGTGATCACCTTCTTCGTCTCCGGACCGGGGTCCACCACCCTGCCCGTGCGCGTCTACTCCATGATCAAATTCGGCGTTACCCCGGAAGTGAACGCCATCTCTTCCCTCATGCTGGCCGGTTCCACGCTGCTCGTCGTCATTTCTCTCCTCCTCCAGCGGCGCTAG